GCCGTCGCCCTTGGCCACCAACCAGTCGTAGAGCTGCACCTGCTGCTCCGCGGTGGGGTGCAGTTCGTCCCACACGTCGGCGCCGCGACCCGAGGGCCGCAACCGGGTGATCCGCAGGGTGGCGCCGTAACGCGCTGCCAGAGCGGCGAAGTCGTCGAGCTGGTCGACATTCTCGCGAGTCACCACGACGGAGATCTTGGCGTCCTTGAAGCCCGCGTCGGCGAGGTTCTCCAGGGCACGGATCGCCATGTCGAACGAGCCCGCTCCCCTGACGGCGTCGTTCACTTCCGCGGTCGCGCCGTCCAGCGAGATCTGGACGTCGACGTAGTCGCTGGCCGCCAAGCGCTTGGCGACCTCAGGGGTGATCCGCACGCCGTTGGTGGAGAACTTGACCCCGACGTGGTGGGCGGTGGCGTAGTCGACGAGCTCCCAAAAGTCCGACCGCACAGTCGGTTCGCCGCCGCCGATGTTGACGTAGAACACCTGCATGCGTTCGAGCTCGTCGATGATGTCCTTGCATTGCTGCGTGGTCAGCTCGCGGGGATCGCGCTTACCCGACGAGGACAGACAGTGCACGCAGGCGAGGTTGCACGCGTAGGTGAGCTCCCATGTCAGGCATATGGGTGCGTCCAGTCCGTGCTCGAACTGCTCGATAAGCCGTGGCACGGGCTGCGCGACGGGCGCGGAATCAACTGATGTCATTGCGGCACCAACATTTTCGATTGAGCGAGCACACCGAGCGCGTGCAGGTAAGGGGCCTGCTGTGCGTCGTCGACTCCGGCGGCACGGCAGGCGGACCGGACGTCGGGGTGGTCAGCCAGCGACTTGACCACCTCGACGATCGTCCGGTTCTTGAGAAACGACAGCTTGCGCGTACCGAAGTGGTACAGCAGCGCGCCGAACGGCTCGGGCCG
The nucleotide sequence above comes from Mycolicibacterium moriokaense. Encoded proteins:
- the mftC gene encoding mycofactocin radical SAM maturase (MftC is a radical SAM/SPASM enzyme that catalyzes the first two steps in biosynthesis of the electron carrier mycofactocin from the terminal Val-Tyr dipeptide of the precursor peptide MftA.), giving the protein MTSVDSAPVAQPVPRLIEQFEHGLDAPICLTWELTYACNLACVHCLSSSGKRDPRELTTQQCKDIIDELERMQVFYVNIGGGEPTVRSDFWELVDYATAHHVGVKFSTNGVRITPEVAKRLAASDYVDVQISLDGATAEVNDAVRGAGSFDMAIRALENLADAGFKDAKISVVVTRENVDQLDDFAALAARYGATLRITRLRPSGRGADVWDELHPTAEQQVQLYDWLVAKGDGVLTGDSFFHLSGLGEPGALAGLNLCGAGRVVCLIDPVGDVYACPFAIHDRFLAGNILTDNGFDNIWKNAPLFRELREPQSAGACSSCGHYDSCRGGCMAAKFFTGLPMDGPDPECVEGYGAPALARDRVKPKSSVDHSRSQPVMLKLLTKPPARLCNESPV
- the mftB gene encoding mycofactocin biosynthesis chaperone MftB (MftB, a small protein, is a peptide chaperone that assists the radical SAM enzyme MftC in performing two modifications to the C-terminal Val-Tyr dipeptide of the mycofactocin precursor peptide, MftA. MftB's role is analogous to the role of PqqD in the biosynthesis of PQQ, a cofactor that derives entirely from a Tyr and a Glu in the precursor PqqA.), yielding MRGLLTVTSSAAEDGNVTTFDPDLSWRLHHQVAVRPEPFGALLYHFGTRKLSFLKNRTIVEVVKSLADHPDVRSACRAAGVDDAQQAPYLHALGVLAQSKMLVPQ